A single region of the Musa acuminata AAA Group cultivar baxijiao chromosome BXJ1-11, Cavendish_Baxijiao_AAA, whole genome shotgun sequence genome encodes:
- the LOC135597628 gene encoding MLO-like protein 10 has translation MAGGGGGGDSRELDQTATWAVAAVCAVIVLISILLEKGLHHFGEWLNEKHKKALYEALEKIKDELMILGFISLLLTFGQSYIAKICIPDTLSNTMLPCPIKTDTGTAEAGGGHRRKLLTNALIYGNIQHRILAAGSIVSCPLGKGPLISMNGLHQLHIFIFFLAVFHVASGALTMTLGRAKMRRWKEWETETSSIEYEFSNDPSRFRFAHETSFVRRHTNFWNRITILFYFVSFLKQFFSSVCKADYLALRHGFINAHLAPGSKFNFQKYIKRTLEDDFKAVVGISPVLWASAVMVLLLNVNGWEELFWASILPLVIILAIGMKLQAIIARMAIEIQERHVVVQGIPLVQLSDQHFWFKNPQFALFLIHFALFQNAFQITYFFWIWSWSPILVFVHYTSALCTCISDGLTHEEVHL, from the exons ATGGCGGGAGGTGGAGGTGGCGGTGACTCGAGAGAGCTCGACCAGACCGCGACGTGGGCTGTCGCGGCTGTTTGCGCGGTCATCGTTTTGATCTCCATACTGCTGGAGAAGGGTCTTCATCACTTCGGAGAG TGGCTTAATGAGAAGCACAAAAAGGCTCTTTATGAAGCTCTTGAGAAGATTAAAGATG AGTTGATGATTCTTGGCTTCATTTCCCTACTACTGACTTTTGGACAGAGTTACATTGCTAAAATCTGCATaccggatacattgtcaaataccATGTTGCCATGCCCAATCAAAACAGATACTGGGACAGCAGAGGCAGGTGGAGGACACCGTAGGAAACTGTTAACAAATGCGCTTATATATGGGAATATACAGCATAGGATACTAGCTGCAGGATCAATTGTTTCATGTCCCTTA GGCAAGGGGCCACTTATTTCAATGAATGGACTACATCAGTTGCACATCTTCATATTCTTTCTGGCAGTGTTTCACGTAGCAAGTGGTGCTCTCACAATGACTCTTGGAAGAGCAAAG ATGCGTAGATGGAAGGAGTGGGAAACTGAGACTTCATCCATTGAATATGAGTTCTCCAATG ATCCCTCAAGATTCAGATTTGCACATGAGACATCATTCGTGAGAAGACACACAAATTTCTGGAACAGAATCACAATCCTGTTCTACTTT GTAAGCTTTTTAAAGCAATTTTTCAGCTCTGTTTGTAAAGCAGATTACTTGGCATTGCGCCATGGTTTTATCAAT GCTCACCTGGCTCCAGGAAGTAAGtttaattttcaaaaatatataaaaagaacATTGGAGGATGACTTTAAGGCAGTAGTGGGGATCAG TCCCGTATTATGGGCTTCAGCTGTGATGGTTTTGCTTCTTAATGTTAATG GATGGGAGGAATTGTTTTGGGCATCAATACTTCCTCTAGTT ATAATTCTAGCAATTGGGATGAAGCTACAGGCAATAATAGCAAGGATGGCCATTGAAATTCAAGAGAGACATGTAGTGGTTCAAGGAATTCCGCTGGTGCAACTCAGTGACCAACATTTTTGGTTTAAAAATCCACAGTTTGCTTTATTTCTCATCCATTTTGCATTATTCCAG AATGCATTTCAGATCACATACTTCTTTTGGATATGG